The Salvelinus namaycush isolate Seneca chromosome 26, SaNama_1.0, whole genome shotgun sequence genomic sequence acttggtgcttcgGTACCGCCTGCCaagtggtagcagagagaactatGAGTAgggtctatgactagggtggctcgagtctttggcaatttttagggccttcctctgacaccgcctggtatagaggtcctgaatggcaggaagtttggctccagtgatgtactgggccatacgcactaccctctgtagtgccttgcggtcggaggccaagcagttgccataccagtcaggatgctctcgatggtgcagctgtagaactttttgaggatttgaggaccaATGGCAAATATTTTCATTCTCctgaggcattgtcgtgccctcttcactactgtctggtactacactgccaggtctctgacctcctccctagagGCTGTCATCTCATCGGTgatcactgttgtgttgtctgcaaacttaattatggttttggagttgtgcttggccatgcagtcatggttgaccagggagtacaggaggggactgagcacgcacccctgaggggcccctgtgttgaggatcagcatgccaaatgtgttgttacctaccctgaccacctgggggcagcccatcagaaagtccaggatccagttgcagagggaggtgtttagtcccagggtccttcgcttagtgataagctttgagggcactatggtgttgaatgctgagctgcagtcaatgaatagcattgtcacgtaggtgttcattttgtccaggtgggaaagggcagtgccgtacagattgcgtcatctgtggttCTGTTGGTGCggtttgcaaattggagtgggtctagggtttctgggataatggtgttgatgtgagccttaaagcacttcatgactacagacgtgagtgctacgggtcggtagtcatttaggcaggttaccttggtgttcttgggcacagggactatggtggtctgcttgaaacatgttggtattacaaactcggtcagggagaggttgaaaatatcagtgaagacacttgccagttggtcagcgcatacacttgccagttggtcaatcttagtcctgtattgacactttgcttgtttgatggttcgtcagagggcatagcaggatttcttataagcgtccgggttagagtcccgctccttgtaagcggcagctctaccctttagctcagtgcggatgttgcctgtaatccatggcttctggttggggtatgtacgtacggtcactatggggatgacatcatcgatgcacttattgatgaagccagtgactgatgtggtgtactcctcaatgcaatcggaagaatcccagaacatattccagtctgtgctagcaaaacagtcctgtagcttagcatctgcgtcatctgaccatttccgtattgagcaagtcactggtacttcctgctttagtttctgcttgtaagcaggaataaggaggatagcgttatggtcagatttgccaaattaagggcgagggagagctttgtacgcatctctgtgtgtggagtaaaggtggtctagagttttttttccctctggttgcacatttaacatgctggtagaaattaggtgaaacggatttaagtttctctgcattaaagtccccgaaCACAGAGCGCCGCCTCTgtatgagcattttcttgtttgcttatgaccttatacagctcgttgagtgcagtcttagtgccagcatcggtttgtggtggtaaatagacagctacaaaaaatatagatgaaaactctcttggtaaatagtgtggtctacagcttatcatgaggtactctacctcaggcgagcaaaacctcgagacttccttaatattagattttgtgcaccagctgttatttataaatagacacagaccgccaccccttgtcttaccggaggcagctgttctatcttttGCCGATGCACAGATCGGACCTCATCCAGTTTATTATGCAATGATTACATATTgactaataggactgatggtagaggcgggttacccactcgccgttgGATTCTTataaggcaccccgacctacgaCCCCTATATCTTCGTCTCTCCTTCAtgtgaatgacagggatttgggccttgtccggTGTCTGAAGTTAATCCTTTGCGTCCGACTCGctaaagaaaaaatcttcgtcAAGTACGagatgagtaatcgctgttctgatatccagaagctcttttcgatcATAAGAGAcgataagttacaaataacgtgaaaaaacacacacaattggttaggagcccgtaaaacagcagccaactcctccggcgccattatacATTATTACATTATCTGCTCACCGATTTGAAGGCTCCAATGCCGTTCCACCTAAAACACAGCCAAAACATCTGTTatagatgcggtaaagaggtcttggaactcgaccaaaacaatggaattgcCATGGAAACGCGTGGGAGAATCTCCTTATTACCCCCCAGCAAAATTTGCCTACATTAGACTATTGTTTATAAGTGTATTTCAATCTATACGAATATCCACTTTGTTTGATAAGATCTGTTTAATGTGCGCCAATTCGAGGTCCTTCTTCTATCCCCCACGGTCTgcgttccattgacctctttaccgcatcTTTGAGGTGTCTATTGTcagttaacgcttgatctgattgaatctagtcCTAAATGACTGTGAACTGTAGCAAGCAACTGTGTATACTAATTCTTTGAGAGGGTGGTGGCACCTGTGTTGTGTCATTGGAAGGTCTACGCTATTGTAAATCTGACCACTAGGTGGCAAACCATCATTGTGTTGCTGTAAAAAATATAAAGTCAATGTAATAAATATTTACAACCAACACCATGTGTTATAAATCCTTTATTTAGAAACATAAATTACACATTTAAGGCCTGACATTTGCATGTGTATAAAACTACAAAAATAATACCATATATAGCCCTATTATGAGGTGGGTAAAACTGTTGCTGTGTGATGCTTGTCATTTCATCTGAAGCAGTGAGAAACCCATGAAAGGAGTTTTCAGAAATTAAGTTAGTGTCATCAAACATTAAGTGAAAAAACAAGACCGTTCCGTTTCGGTAAGGACTTCTCAGGAATAAAGATCATTTTTTGGCACCATAACCTTGGTTGTCAAGGTATCCATGCATGAGACTGGATTTCCTGGCCCCTGATTGGTGGACTGGGGTGTGAGGTTAGCATGGTTGGTTGTTGATATTGGTCAGCAGTTTGTGATATGGGGCCTTGTATAGGGCAGTGAAAGCCCCAGGAGCCATTGTGCCACGCCCATCCTCATCCACATGGCCCATCAAGATGTAGGGCATTCCTGAGAAATAGATTAAAAATAAATGTACTAGGCATTCCGACAATACTGTCTATGATGACACAACAGCATTGAATGTCAGCAGTATGTACGCATTTGTGCATGCAAAATATTGTACATGCTAGTCAGATTGACTGGGAAGAAAAATAGGGTACCTCTGCGGATGACAGGACACTTCTTGCAGGCTGACACCAGTTTGACAGACATGTTCTCTCCAGCCTGGGTGATGGTCAGCCGGCCAGCCTTGTAGGCCTTGATGAGAGACACACCGATATAGACACTGCCCTGAGGACCAGGGGTCAGCGCTGTCACCTTACCCGTGAtcactgaaagagagagatagatagattaGATGTGCACTGGTGTAGctgtgtttatgtactgtatatggtgTGACTGCTGTGTTTAATTGCCTAAGAAATGCGGTGAACTTGCTGTGAACTCAGAATTGCTGTGTAATGATGGTACAGATTGTTAAGCTTGATTAATTTGGCTATCCAGTGGTCTGGAGTGGTCTAGTGGTCTAAGCTACTCCTGCTGGAGCACATGTTCCATGTACTGCTGCCAGCATGGGTTCAAATCTGACCCACTGCCCTTtcagcattctctctctcttctacctttCACCTCTCTCGATCCAATAatcatacaaaatatattttttatttggcaATGATGCTGCTGTCTAGTGGAACTCACCAAATTCGCTGGCACAAAAACTGCTCTTGATGTTTCCATCCCTCTTACATGCCTTTGCACACAGTGGGTTCAGGGGAACTAGAAAATACAAACATTGTTAACACACAtaggtcacacaaacacacagacttaTGTCTATATAAACTCAGCTCTTGCTAAACCAGTGCTGCAGCTTCTCTTACCTGGCCTCTTTCCGTCTGGTCTAGTCACTCTGGTCCTGTCTGAGCCTGGCCTATTTGGTGGGCGGGTCCTGACTGGTTTGACTGGTTTGGGTTTGACAGTGTGCTCCTTGGGCTGTGGGGTTGAGGGGGCCTGGTATCTGTCTGTAGTGGGTGGCTTGGTGGTAGTAGTTGTTGTGATGACTGTTCTCTCAGGTAGGATGGGTTTGACTGCAGGCCTTCTGGGGACTGACTCTATACGAGGTCCTGATCCTGTATTGTCTACTGTGGGGGTTCTGGATCCACGGGGGACGCTGGTGTAACTGGCCATGAAGCCATCGGATGTCACGCTGAGGTCAGACACAAACTGCACAAGGAGCACGTTCCCATTGGTCACAATGGTTCTGTGGGCGGAGAGTGATACAGAGGGAGGATTGGATCAGAGTGGAGTACAGTGAGATGTATGCTCGCAGCTAAAGGAAGTTCCAAAAACAAACAGACATActggtgtaggatcttaattttagccagtttctacagcaggaaaataatcctgcaataACAGGAAAGTGGATTACAGTGAATTATTACAGTGAATAAcagtgaattattatgtggattaaaattaataataaacattttttgtaggggttgatacatttttcttaattaagttaaaatcaagtctgaaatttcaaagggTAAATtataaacttcagaagcctttttaaacctcaaattcACTGCATTgaaggaaagttctcctgcaacagggtgatcaaattaagatccaacatctgtataTCATCATAGACTTAGACCACAGATAAATATAAGCGTAAACACAGGAAGtcagacaaacacacaaacagagtACATTCTTGTACCACTCACTGGGGGCTGACGTCTCCACAGTATTTTCCAATGAGTCGAGAGTCATCTTTCTCTCCACCGTTGAAGAAGGCCACATAGTCAAAGCGGCAGTAACTGTCTGACTCCAAATCAAACTTATCAAACTTCACCTCAATCACCTAACCCACAGACAGAAATAAACAGAATGACAAATACGTTACTTACTAATAACATCACTTGAATCTCCAATATATTTATACATTTAGGTGCACATTTGGTTCTGTGGTTTGTGCAACACAATGACAGCATAATTTACAGACGTCCATGCAGAATAAGGAACATGAAAATCTGAGCATTGTGGGTAAGGAATGACCTGATCAGGCTCTACTGTGACGAGCCAGGagcagctgatgcctgctgggtAATTCTTCTCAGGCCAGTTGGGTGTTTTTACTTCACCCTGGGCTTTTGTCATCTTGCCTCCACAGAATTGGTGATCTGAAATTATTCATAAACAGATCAATAAATAATCAAGTGAATACAGGATTTGACATTGGTATTAGCCTTTGTTACAGTGAGCTAATGGACATGGGAAATTAGAAAGGTGTTGTTCCTTAGAAAAGAGCCCAAGTTATACTGTAAAGCTCACCATCCACATGTGGTTTTCCTCCATTGAAGTAAGCAAGGAAGCCCCTCCCTCCAGTCTCAGAGTCAGACACCATCTCCAGCATcatggtgttggtggtggagatGAGAGTACCCGGCCTGAACGTTCCACAGAACCTCCCCAGTTTCTGCACCATGTTGGAGTGGCCGTTGTACACATCCAGGTAGTCATAACGACACATGGCGTCGGCCTCCATGTCGAAGATGCGGAAGGAGAGCATGACCACATTGCCTTCTGGGACCTGGAGTTCAGAGAGGGCAGAAAAGGCTTTAAGTCAGTCTGTAGGCAACATTCTGAGTAATAGAGGAGTGATATGTAGTGCAGGGCTAGTGACTCACTGTAATACGCCAGGTACATTTGCTGTTGGGTTTGTAGTAGCTTGGAAATCCTTCACTGCCCACAAAGCCTGAGTCTGCAACCATGTCTCCTCCACAGTGAAACACAGGCctgagagagagcagggtggGAACCCAGTGTTGTGGTAAGCATTAGCCAGCGTTTATCATATGCTGTATATAATACATTAACCTTGAGTTTGTGACTCTcgtgcatgtgcacacacacatgcacacacacgtgcacgcacacacacacacacacacagacagacaatcatacacacacacacacatcctgacgTACAAGTATTGTGACTCACCTCCTCAACAGAAAATCTCTAAATCCCTAAGGCACCCCAATGATAATGCCTCCCCTTGGCACACTGGTTTCATGAGAATTgggagtgtgtggggggggagtATAGACAGGATGGGGACTGGACAAAGACAGTGGGGGTTATGGTGTCCTTGACTGGGGGGATGGAGGTTGACAGGATGAGGACTAAGTTAGTGGGGGTTATGGTGTCCTTGACTGGAGCTTCCTCAAGGAGACCTCCCCTTAAATGTGTGCTTTAATTTCTCCCTTCTGCTTGTCCCAGTTTCTAACCCCGGCATGTCCAAGTCTGCTCCAATATGTAATCCAAACTCCTTTTTCAAAATAACACAAAGCTTGCTTTATACAACGGAAAAATCCCAAACCTAGCCTATTGCCAGAATACTTTCATGgataaatatattattttatgcCAGAGGCTTCACAGAAAGTCATGGGGACAGACACATTGGAGACTGTCTGTACAGAAGACAGAGCTGCTGGGTGCACTTCTAACAGCTGGGTCTTGTCAACTGGGCTGAAGCAAAATAAGTCATCCCTTTTATGGAGTGTCAAAAAAGCTAAATAAAGACATTCTCAACAAGAAACGAAACAAACGTTGTTCTCATTGGCCACTTGTTAAGAAAACCAGTCAATTACCATTATTCCAACCTGAGGAACTTTTCCAGGGCTCTAGACAATACAGACTAAATCTGGAGCTCATTGAGAAAGTTCACATTATAGGAGCTCAGACATGCAGAAccccagcagagagagaggccagctGATGAGAGCCTAGATGTCCAGTCAGTCCTGATCCAACCCCACACAGGCACATACAGACAGACCCCAAAGCATTAACATCTGGGGGAGCTCAACCACATCAACATCATGGACCAGTCAGTcacaaccacaacaacactgcCATACCCCCAAGCAAATATACACATGCAGGAAGCTCGGATAGGGAGTTTCGAGCACACTGCGTGAAATCTGAACATGGCACACTAACAAAAGTACTCTGTGCACTCTCTAGAAATGGCTATGGTATATTTTGAACCATATAAATAATGTAAAGTGCATCCTTGTGGATATTGCCCAAATGGAGCCATCACTGTAAAGCCTCTTGCAAACAgacattacacacacaccaacaacctCATACACCCATATTCCCTACCTGGTGTAGTTAGTCCCTGGTTGGCTCTGGCTCTGGCCCTGTGCCCATCCTAAACAGAGAGCCAGGAGAACAGAAAGACCCCAGATACAATCCTCACACTTCATAATGCCGAAAGCTGACACAGTAAGAGGGCAAACCAGAAGAAAGAGACGGGAGCAAagagtggagagagatggaggacgtGGGGAGGGAgccacaggaagagagagagtgagggagagagagagagacatagagagacagagagagacagagagagacagagagagagagagagagagagagagagagagagagagagagagagagagagagagagagagagagagagagagagagagagagagagagagagagagagagagagagagatgctaagaGGGTAGAAGGAACTAGAAGGAGTCATGACGGGGGAGACAACGCAAGGGGGAGGGGAGTGTTTAATTAGAACCAGATGCTGTCTCAATGTTAACATTTGCCTCTATGAAACAGAGGGGGGGGGCACAAAGGAAAGAGAAA encodes the following:
- the LOC120021406 gene encoding procollagen C-endopeptidase enhancer 2-like, which encodes MKCEDCIWGLSVLLALCLGWAQGQSQSQPGTNYTRPVFHCGGDMVADSGFVGSEGFPSYYKPNSKCTWRITVPEGNVVMLSFRIFDMEADAMCRYDYLDVYNGHSNMVQKLGRFCGTFRPGTLISTTNTMMLEMVSDSETGGRGFLAYFNGGKPHVDDHQFCGGKMTKAQGEVKTPNWPEKNYPAGISCSWLVTVEPDQVIEVKFDKFDLESDSYCRFDYVAFFNGGEKDDSRLIGKYCGDVSPQTIVTNGNVLLVQFVSDLSVTSDGFMASYTSVPRGSRTPTVDNTGSGPRIESVPRRPAVKPILPERTVITTTTTTKPPTTDRYQAPSTPQPKEHTVKPKPVKPVRTRPPNRPGSDRTRVTRPDGKRPVPLNPLCAKACKRDGNIKSSFCASEFVITGKVTALTPGPQGSVYIGVSLIKAYKAGRLTITQAGENMSVKLVSACKKCPVIRRGMPYILMGHVDEDGRGTMAPGAFTALYKAPYHKLLTNINNQPC